A single window of Paenibacillus sp. SYP-B4298 DNA harbors:
- a CDS encoding ABC transporter ATP-binding protein: MDVFKQLKDYYWPERRLMLASIISLICATALGLVYPNMLRVLIDDAILGENYSLVPTIALTVVGVVIVKGALQYVHGFFGGRLGNRVAYRLRNESYRKLQYLSFQYYDKAKTGDLMSRLTADLEAIRNFVGFGFAQILNMLLMVVFGAAMMLYINWQLTLLTFISMPLLAYTALRFEKKIHPAFQEMRLAMSHLTTAVQENITGVRTVKSFAREPHEVNKFSVRSEEYKDNQIRAATIWGNYFPVMELLASLCIVILLVVGGRLVIHGELELGELVAFFSLIWYIVAPMWQLGFHINNYTQSKASGERVLELFNQYVHVKNGDHAVVLDNSKVKGHVQFQQVTFNYDGKQPALKRFTVDAPPGKVIGLLGATGSGKSTVSQLLMRAYNIQEGKITLDGRDIRELDIASLRSQIATVFQETFLFSASIRDNIAYGVLDVSMEQIIHACKLAKAHDFIMELPLGYDTVVGERGMGLSGGQKQRIAIARALIKNPRILFLDDATSAVDMETEHEIQAGFRELMAGRTTFIVAHRISSLRHADEIVVLDRGEIIQRGTHEQLIAEKGHYQDTYNIQYADRPAQPRAADGAASERRVAH; the protein is encoded by the coding sequence TTGGACGTCTTCAAGCAACTGAAAGACTATTACTGGCCTGAGCGAAGATTGATGCTGGCCTCCATTATCAGCCTCATCTGTGCTACTGCGCTCGGTCTGGTCTACCCGAACATGCTCAGAGTGCTGATCGATGATGCCATATTGGGGGAGAATTACAGTCTGGTGCCGACCATTGCTCTAACTGTTGTAGGCGTTGTCATTGTGAAGGGCGCGCTGCAATATGTACACGGGTTCTTTGGCGGAAGATTAGGCAATCGGGTCGCCTATCGTCTGCGTAATGAGAGCTATCGCAAGTTGCAATATTTGTCCTTCCAGTATTATGACAAGGCCAAGACCGGCGACTTGATGTCGCGGCTGACGGCTGATCTGGAGGCGATTCGCAACTTTGTCGGCTTTGGCTTTGCACAAATATTGAACATGCTGCTGATGGTGGTGTTCGGAGCAGCCATGATGCTCTACATCAACTGGCAGTTGACGCTCCTCACCTTCATCTCGATGCCGCTGCTCGCCTATACCGCACTGCGGTTCGAGAAGAAGATCCACCCCGCCTTCCAGGAGATGCGGCTGGCGATGAGCCATCTGACGACAGCGGTTCAGGAGAACATCACCGGGGTTCGCACCGTCAAGTCCTTTGCTCGCGAGCCGCATGAGGTGAACAAGTTCTCGGTACGCAGCGAGGAGTATAAGGACAATCAGATTCGCGCCGCCACAATCTGGGGCAATTACTTCCCGGTCATGGAGCTGCTGGCTAGCCTTTGCATCGTTATATTGCTAGTTGTAGGAGGCAGGCTGGTTATTCACGGGGAGCTGGAGCTGGGCGAGCTGGTGGCTTTTTTTAGCCTCATCTGGTATATCGTCGCTCCGATGTGGCAGCTTGGCTTCCATATCAACAACTATACGCAATCCAAGGCGTCCGGCGAGCGTGTGCTGGAGCTGTTCAACCAGTATGTCCATGTCAAAAACGGCGATCATGCTGTGGTGCTCGATAACAGCAAGGTGAAGGGGCATGTGCAGTTTCAGCAAGTCACCTTCAATTACGACGGCAAGCAGCCAGCATTGAAGCGCTTCACAGTGGACGCTCCACCGGGCAAGGTAATCGGGCTGCTCGGCGCTACTGGATCAGGCAAATCCACCGTCAGCCAACTGCTGATGCGGGCGTATAACATTCAAGAAGGGAAGATTACACTCGATGGACGCGATATTCGCGAGCTGGATATTGCCAGTCTGCGGAGTCAGATAGCGACCGTATTTCAGGAGACCTTCCTGTTCTCGGCATCAATTCGCGACAATATCGCCTACGGGGTGCTCGACGTATCGATGGAGCAGATCATCCATGCCTGCAAGCTCGCCAAGGCGCATGACTTCATCATGGAGCTGCCGCTCGGCTATGACACCGTAGTGGGTGAACGGGGCATGGGGCTGTCCGGCGGTCAGAAGCAGCGGATTGCGATCGCCAGAGCGTTGATCAAAAACCCGCGTATCCTGTTCCTGGATGATGCGACGAGCGCAGTGGATATGGAGACCGAGCATGAGATTCAGGCTGGCTTCAGGGAGCTGATGGCGGGCCGTACAACCTTCATCGTCGCGCATCGCATCTCCTCGCTCCGCCATGCCGATGAGATTGTTGTGCTGGACAGAGGGGAGATTATCCAGCGCGGCACGCATGAGCAGTTGATTGCCGAGAAGGGTCATTATCAGGACACGTACAATATTCAATATGCGGACCGTCCTGCGCAGCCGCGGGCTGCAGACGGGGCGGCTTCGGAGAGGAGGGTTGCACATTGA